In the Cucurbita pepo subsp. pepo cultivar mu-cu-16 unplaced genomic scaffold, ASM280686v2 Cp4.1_scaffold000780, whole genome shotgun sequence genome, GATGGAAATGATTTTGGCTAACCGAATTGAGGAGCCAAAGGATCTACGTAGCCTGTTGAACTATTATATCTCCATGAACTCAGATGAGTGTCATGGGGTCATCTTAGAGGTATTCCATGAGGTTTGTAGCCATTTGTTCTTGGCTTGTAAACGCCATTTGTAGGAACATTTCAGCGTTCTTTTCACATGTTTAGTCTTGCTTCTTTAAATTCCCAGAAACAAGATAGCAAGATCTCTGAGAGAGAGTACAGAATTTTGATGGGAAAATGGAAAGTTGTGGACTGATTGTGTGTGTGCCTACCAATGGTCTTTTAATGGGTGGATTATAATGCTCCTTTGTTATAGTTCTCTCGTTAAAACAGAGAAAATCAAAGTAAATTGATGTGAATTGATTATAACAATCCAAAACCCACTTGAATGGCTTGTGTGATTCATTGAAAAAGCAGAGAGTTTTACCCaattggcttcattgatgaACTTAATCGCCAAGAATCAAAGCACCATTTTGTCCATGGCGTTGTGGGTAATGAAAGGTGTCTCTTTTCGGATCGATAAGGAACACGTCCCAAATGATCAAACTGGTAAATTGCTCCGAATGAGTATGtaacatattgtcctcttcagGACCCTTTTAGGCTTTGtttcaaagtttttagaaGGTGTCTATTAAGCTGAGGTTTCTActcccttataaaaaatgcttcattcttctctccaatcacccagatgagatctcacaattcacccccttcagaGCTTAGCGTCTTAGTCGGGAGAAGTTGTCCAAGTTGACAAGAAAGAGTTCCTTTGCACGagcaagaaggaaaaatcaaCGTCGCAGATGAAGAGGAAGCCTTTATTTAAACCAACGAGAAAATAGGAGTTTTTCTTGCTCCCTAGTCACACTCCGGTCTCTTAGCCACTTGTTAGAAGGAAGTGCATCTTGATTGTTGGGCAGAATCAACAGGAAGGCAAAAATCAGGTAGAttacactcgttcctctctttaatcgatgtgagatctcacaattcacccattTTGGGACCCAatgtcttcgctggcactcgtttacATCCACATCTCCAATGAATGCAGGATCTCACAAAGTAAGTTACGGTTGGTTGTAGATTCGATAATTTGTTTGTCACTCAATAACTAtagaacataaatttaaagtaCTTACCTCTGGGATGCAAATGAGTTTCtttgtgaaatattttaagaacaCTCCAGGCCTATTGGAGGTTTCTGTCTTTCTGATGCAGCAAATTTGGAAATCCATCCCAAAAGACAGTAATTAATAGGATATAAAATACTAATCCAAACAAGCTTTTCATACCATTGAATAACTTCTGTTACTCAAGTGACCACTACCAATTTAACAGAAGACATAGCGAATTGAAGCTGGCCCTTAACAAAAGGCAATACCATTTACGAATTTGACAGcaactttaaataataattcagtTCCCTATGAACCCTTCATAGAACTCCTCCATTTCCACCTTGGAACAGCAGAATATAGTGAGAAGATTAAGGGTTTTAGGGGGATAAGAGAGCACTGCCTTCCTTGATGAGTACAAACACGCTACCGCCATCTCCTCGTGAAATTCGAACATCTTCATCAAGATAAGTAGTTAACAACCACGACTCTGCCTTGGCGTTCGAGATTGGGAACTTGATTGGGGGTTGGCTCGAAATTGTCTTGACCACATTTGAAGCAGTGTCTTGAATGGAGGATATGATGCCGCTGAATGCTGAAAGCTCAATCTTCTGCCCAAGAAACTCCACATTTTCTGGTATCACTATTGAATCCGTCAGCTGCGGAGTCCCAATGACACCTTCTTCAAACATGATCTGGAAAGTAAAACAGTTGAGAATGCGCATACGGACAAGAAAATCCATTTTATTTCTACGGTTCAGACTGCCATGTGAAAGACAAATTCTGGCTTACCTGTACGCGCTGAGGGCTTCGAACTTCAAACTTGGCATTAGTACTAATGGAAGTGGTGGCCAGAGGGCCGGAAAACAGGACGGAGTTTTGGACAGTGAAGTCCTCGGAGTCAATTGTCTGTGAAATTTCTTCCACTTTGACCAATGAAAATGTACTCCTAGACAACAGGGGAAACAGACCCGAGAACGATGTGTACCTACAGCCCCAAACATTCATATCAACAAACTCAGGGTGATCAATTTCTACTCAGAACAATACCAGTCCAAATATGAACTTCAAAATCAACATGTACAAGAACTTGCCACCAACATTTAAGTAATTATGAAGGTTTGCACATAAGAAATTAGATTAAACTCGTTCNACCACCAACatttaagaaattatgaagGTTTGCACATAAGAAATTAGATTAAACTCGTTCCAGTTTTTCAGTCATCCCTAAAAAATTACTCGATTCCTAATAACGAAGTTCAATCATATAGTATAGAGAGAAATCTGTTCATAAATTATTGCGAGAACTTACGCGAGAATCCATTTGCCGTTGAGCAGAGACAGAGCCTCAGTAGGAGCTGGTGTTGGATTTTTCGCTTCCAGCTGCGCAATCAGCTCAAGTATCTCTGCCCTAGTTTCGCTATTCACTCGTAATCCACGATCGGTCCCGTAAAACGAATCAACCAACGCCTTCTTCAGTTTATAAATCTCCGATTGCTCCAGAGGCTTTTCCTCCTCTTCGGCGACCGCCACAGCCGGACCATCTGCGTACGGTCCCTTCTTCTCCTCCCCCCACACGTCATCGTTCTCCACCGCACGTACTTTAAACGCAGGTCTGGCTGAGATCGCTAACTTCCCCGCCGCGGCTCTGGCGCCAGCCACAATCGGACCGATGGGGAAAATCAAGGGTTTAGAAATGAGTTGAGTCTGCGGTGGATTCAGTGAGAGAGTCCTGCATGGAAGTTGACTGAATTGAGAAACAAACGCCATTGTTCCCTGAATCAGACAAACAAACACGCAGCGCAAACCGAAAGACGAGGACTCACACACCAGCTACGTCTTCAAAATCTGCCTTAAAACTCGCAAACGAGAGGGAcgattaaataaatacgaaTAATAGCCTAAAAGACGATTCTACCCCTGATTTTTCGCGACTGTTCCGAAACTTGTCGTTGTTTTTTAGGCCAAATTGGACATTGCGAAGTGATCTGACTGTTTGATGGTAACGTGGACCGTTGAGATTGCGGCACGTGGCGGAGTTAGGGGGAGAGTACAGAATACAGAAAAGGCAGCCTAAAACGAGCCAACCAAGGCATGTGAGGCGCGAAATGAATGACTTAAGAATACGTTTACGTGCATTTAGTTCTGAACAGGATAATATTTATCCAACCCTTTTTTAGTTTTACCTATTCGTTATTcaataaatacatataaaaaaaattactaagaTAAAAAGGCTTTAGCTTTTTACTGggagatgaaaaaaaataaataaaacagacaaaaatatacttatacataagttttaatttataacaaaattaaaattaggtttttttttctttttttcttttatgtagATTTTGGATGCATGTGCTAGAGTAGACGGTGGTTGAGAACTACCGATTGTTAATTGTtatcataatttcaaataatatttttgtggaaacacatttaaaattggaaaagtTTGGAAGAATGCATTCCTCGGAAAATCGTACTCTCGATCACCATATCGAGTTCTTTGTTTCGTTTTTGGTTGGCGGCCATGTGATGAAAGTCTTTCGagttgttttttctctttaaaagttattaaatgttttctaaattcataaattaaataaacacaaaccaaaccaattttttgaattattaccttcttagaaattttaaaaatcttaaaagtcATCGggttatatttttgtttatttttagtgCCTACATTTTTAACACTTAAATACTTTTGGTCCACGAAATTTAGTTATGGCTTCTAATTAGTTATTAAATTGAGTCGACTATTAATTGATTTCACGAGCAAACTCTTCATTATGGATAaggttttaaatttgtttaataaaaacgATTGATTAACCGTAGGATATGAACCTATTGTATATTGACTCGAATTTTCCTGTTTCAAATGTagtgttaaattaaaataaaaatatgcatgttaaatggatttataattatatatgaaaagtTTGTGGACATTTAAAAAAGGGAAAGgtatttttaagatttggaATTGAATCCACAAAGATCTGTGTTTGTATTGTGGAGGTACCTTTTGAATTCATATGGAAAGCCCAAATTTGAGATTCTTAGTGCAACACACATTAATGggccaaaataattgaaatgggCCCGACAATGCGTGGAACAATTTCGGGTCATCTCTACGgcccataaaatttaattttgtgttagataaaaatgttttattctttaatttattttaagaaattaattcacaaaattataatattttatataacaGAAGGTTGATCTATATGTTAGTAAATTCATAAACATA is a window encoding:
- the LOC111785856 gene encoding chromoplast-specific carotenoid-associated protein, chromoplastic-like, whose protein sequence is MAFVSQFSQLPCRTLSLNPPQTQLISKPLIFPIGPIVAGARAAAGKLAISARPAFKVRAVENDDVWGEEKKGPYADGPAVAVAEEEEKPLEQSEIYKLKKALVDSFYGTDRGLRVNSETRAEILELIAQLEAKNPTPAPTEALSLLNGKWILAYTSFSGLFPLLSRSTFSLVKVEEISQTIDSEDFTVQNSVLFSGPLATTSISTNAKFEVRSPQRVQIMFEEGVIGTPQLTDSIVIPENVEFLGQKIELSAFSGIISSIQDTASNVVKTISSQPPIKFPISNAKAESWLLTTYLDEDVRISRGDGGSVFVLIKEGSALLSP